The genomic DNA AGGCCGATCACCGAGGTCAGTAGGCCCGAGAAGAACATCACCCGCCAGCCCCAGTCGGCGAAGGCCTCGCCCGGCGCCATGAGCGAGACGAGATAGAAGACCAGGGAGGCCAGGAGGCCGCCGATGGCCGAGCCCCCGCTGCCGACCGCCCCGGACATCAGCCCCCGCCACCGCTCCGGCACAGATTCCGTACCGATCGTGTGGGATGCCGCAACGACACCGCCGACGAAGACGCCCTGGACGAGGCGGAAGAATAGGAAGATCGCGGTGGCGAGCCATCCGATCTGGCCAACCGTCGGCAGGAGGCCGAAGACCGCCGTCGACAGGCCGACGCCGATCACCGCCACCATGAGGGCGCGGCGGCGGCCGAAGCGGTCCGCATAGGAGCCGAACAGGGCGGAGCCGAGGGGTCGGATCAGCAGCGTGACCGCGAAGGAGGCATAGGCTCCGGCCAGCGACAGCATCGGCTTGTCCGCCGGGAAGAACAAGGTGCCGACGACCGGCGCCACGTAGAGCAGAATGAACAGGTCGAAGAGATCGAGCCCCCAGCCGAACAGCGAGGCCATGGCGGCCGTCGCCGTCTGCCGACCAGTGGGCCTGGCGAGGGCGGGGGGATCGGATGCGAAGGTGGCGGCGGTCTGCATGGGGTTCCTCCGGGGGATGCGGTCGTTGCCGCGGTGGGGCCGGTTCGGGCTCTGGGTCTGGATGGGAGCCATTCGGGCGCGCGCCGTCGTTTCCCGCCTGGGCGGGATCGAAGCGATGCGGTGAAGGTCACGGGATGGGGGGAGCCGCTATGCAGCCCCCCGGCGCGGCCGGGCTATGAGCCGGTGAAGCGCGGCGCGCGCTTGGCGTGGAACGCTTCGACGCCCTCGCGGAAGTCATCGGCCTGCCGCAGGCGGCTGTAGCAATGCCCTTCGAGCTCGATGGCGATGGAGAGGCTCGCATCCTCGGTGTCGTTGAGGAGCTTCTTGGCGGTGCGCTGGGCGATGGGGGAGAAGGCGCGCAATTCGTCGACCAGCGCGTCGGTGGCCTTCTCCAGGTCCGCGTCGGCCACGCATTCGGTGGCGATGCCCCAGTCGAGGGCCTGCCGTCCGGGGATGCGCTTGGAGCGCATCACGATGTCCTTGGTCCGGGTGATGCCAACGATCTTCTGGAGACGGGCCGAGCCGCCGGAGCCGGGAATCTGCCCGAGCTTCTGCTCGGGCAGGGCGTAACGGCAGGTCTCGGAGACGATGCGGAAGTCGCAGGCCAGCGAGATCTCGAAGCCGACGCCGAACGTATAGCCCCGGTTGGCGGCGATGACGGGCTTCGAGCAGCGGGCCGGCGCCGCCATGTTCCAGGCGAGCTTCGAGACGTGCTCGGGCGAGGCGTCGAGGAAGCCCTTGATGTAGCCCCCCGACGAGAAGTGTTCGCCCTCCGCCCGCAGGACGATGACCCGCACGCGGGGATCCTCGTCCAGCGCCTCGAACACCTTACGGATCTCGTCGCGCTGGGGCATCGCAATGACGTTCATGGGCGGCCGCGCCAGGATCACGTCGGCGCGCTCGCGCTCCGAGTCGATCTCGACGCGGAACCCGTCGAGGTTCGTCAGGCGCGGGTCGATGGTGTGGGTGTCGCTCGTCATGGGTTTGGTCTCTCGCTTGTGATTCGGAGTGGGGGCGGGACCGTCAGGCAGCCTCGTGACCTTCGGCATGGGGCTCGGCCCCGCCTTCCAGGACGTACTCGCCGGCCACGAGTTGGCGGCGCAGCAGCTTGCCGACCGGCGATTTCGGGATCTCGTCCACGAAGACGTAGCGGCGCGGCAGCTTGTGACTCGGCAGGCCGCCGGCCCGGCAATGGGCGTCGAGCGCCGCCGCGTCGGTGCTGCCGCTCCGCTTGATGAAGGCCGCGACGATCCGGCCCCAGCGCTCGTCGGGCAGGCCGACGACGGCGACTTCGGACACCGCCGGATGCAGGGACAGGCGGCTCTCGATCTCGACGGGCGAGACGTTCTCGCCTCCGGTGATGATCATGTCGTCCACCCGCCCGGTGACGTAGAGGTCGCCGTCGGCGTCGGCGAAGCCGGTGTCGCCGGTGAAGTACCAGCCGTCGCGGAAGGCCTTGGCGTCGGCCTCGGGGCGATGCCAGTAGCCCTCGAAGGCTTCGTCGCCCTTGGCGATGACGGCGATCTCGCCCTCCTCGCCCGGCGCGGCGGTCCGGCTAGGATCGCCCCCCAGGGACACGACACGTACCATGGTGTTGAGGCCCGCCCGCCCGGCCGAGCCGGGCTTAACCGCCGCCTCGTGGTTGATCGTGAAGGTGTAGACCTCCGACGAGCCGTAATGATTGACGAAGAGGTCCGGCCGGAACGCCTCGGTCAGGCGGGCGAGCAGGCCGTCCGTCATCGGTGCCCCGGCGAAGCCGAGCTTGCGCACGGAGGTCGTGTTCGTCGCCTGGAAATCCCGGTGGTGCACGAGGTCGTGGTAGAGGGTCGGCACG from Methylobacterium oryzae includes the following:
- a CDS encoding enoyl-CoA hydratase/isomerase family protein, which gives rise to MTSDTHTIDPRLTNLDGFRVEIDSERERADVILARPPMNVIAMPQRDEIRKVFEALDEDPRVRVIVLRAEGEHFSSGGYIKGFLDASPEHVSKLAWNMAAPARCSKPVIAANRGYTFGVGFEISLACDFRIVSETCRYALPEQKLGQIPGSGGSARLQKIVGITRTKDIVMRSKRIPGRQALDWGIATECVADADLEKATDALVDELRAFSPIAQRTAKKLLNDTEDASLSIAIELEGHCYSRLRQADDFREGVEAFHAKRAPRFTGS
- a CDS encoding AMP-binding protein; this translates as MLDLGTSFLASVSRDPWALALVDGETRLTYAEWFGVISATVAGLDRLGLKPGDHLVTVLQNRHEAATLHWACQFSGVVITPINWRAKAEEIDFAIENAEARAIAYEPVSAASLRESAASQLIPRIAVGTPPGPGETAFADLAATEEPSATPRADAEAISLMLYTSGTTAKPKGVPRRHRAERAAAVAHVAQNLYGRGERTLGVMPLYHTMGVRSLLAMSLIGGTFVCLPRFDVAGALRLIAAERITNLYLVPTLYHDLVHHRDFQATNTTSVRKLGFAGAPMTDGLLARLTEAFRPDLFVNHYGSSEVYTFTINHEAAVKPGSAGRAGLNTMVRVVSLGGDPSRTAAPGEEGEIAVIAKGDEAFEGYWHRPEADAKAFRDGWYFTGDTGFADADGDLYVTGRVDDMIITGGENVSPVEIESRLSLHPAVSEVAVVGLPDERWGRIVAAFIKRSGSTDAAALDAHCRAGGLPSHKLPRRYVFVDEIPKSPVGKLLRRQLVAGEYVLEGGAEPHAEGHEAA